The DNA region GATGAAGAGATCGACGTTGTGACCGTGGAACATAAGCAGAACAAGTCACGTTTGGTAAATGCCCGTACACCAGTCACCATCACAGTTCGAGCAGACCCCTATGACCCTTGCATGAAGCGATTTCACATATCCATTCACCAGCAGCAACACAACTATGCTGCTCGCTCGCCCGACAGTTATCCTGAAGAGGAGCCACCTCACAAGAAGGTCAGACAAGAAACCTTGCAGCCAAGGCTTGCTTCCACGCCCCAAACCCCTGAGTGCAAACCCCCTATTCCTTCCCCCACGCTCCCTGTCCCATCACAGACTGCTTCTGGCTCTCCAACCCACACATCCTACCACCTCAAATCCCAACCATCCAGCCCTCAGAGTTCAGATTGTGAGGACACAGACAAGCGCAAGACACACAATTTCTTGGAGCGGAAGAGACGCAATGACTTGCGCTCACGCTTTCTGGCTCTCCGGGATGAGATCCCAAGCCTGGTTGACTGTTCAAAGACACCCAAAGTTGTGATCTTAACCAAGGCCACGGAATACCTGCGTACGCTGCATGCCAGTGACAAAAAGAAGGCCCAGGAGAAGAAGCAGCTGAAAAGCAGGCAACAACAGTTACTACGGAGGCTAGCAGAACTGAAACGTGCATAAAATAGGCTAGCACAGTCTGTCCAGCCATACTTTCAATAGAAACTCTCTAGAGCGGCATGGTTTGTCAAAACGTGTGGATATTTAATGGAATGGATTCTTTATTTTGAGTTTAGTTTTTCAGCTTTCGTTCTTTGCACATTTGCCTTTGCGACTGGGGGGGTGACATACTTTAAAGCAGATGTTTGGTGTTCCCCAGTGGAACCCCCCCCAAGCTTCAAACATATTTCCAAAGAGGGTCGTTATTTCTGGCATTtcctttttttaagatttaaaacatttatttaaacttaACAGAACACCCATTCTCGCACAAGAGCTAAAGATGAAAGTAT from Myxocyprinus asiaticus isolate MX2 ecotype Aquarium Trade chromosome 30, UBuf_Myxa_2, whole genome shotgun sequence includes:
- the myclb gene encoding protein L-Myc-1b; the protein is MPGISSNASRNKKWEMEEEYDQYQHYFYDDHNLDDDFFKSTAPSEDIWKKFELVPTPPMSPVRILEGTGPSLGDRLEWVSQFLGQDDEQDGQCKLNAEETFENLSSIIIKDCMWSSFSASQQQLEKVVSERLSCSAQTKLAGKAQCVPADAPGLNSLATDCVDPAAVLTFPLSSSFKKQMSSGSESRTDSSDDEEIDVVTVEHKQNKSRLVNARTPVTITVRADPYDPCMKRFHISIHQQQHNYAARSPDSYPEEEPPHKKVRQETLQPRLASTPQTPECKPPIPSPTLPVPSQTASGSPTHTSYHLKSQPSSPQSSDCEDTDKRKTHNFLERKRRNDLRSRFLALRDEIPSLVDCSKTPKVVILTKATEYLRTLHASDKKKAQEKKQLKSRQQQLLRRLAELKRA